The Phacochoerus africanus isolate WHEZ1 chromosome 9, ROS_Pafr_v1, whole genome shotgun sequence genomic sequence TGTGCAGTGTTGGGCCCACCATGGTCTCCCCTATGTGGTTGTAGCTGCTGTCATCTATATTATGACATTCTTggcagttcccttcgtggctcagcagttaaggaacctgactaggatccatgaggatgtgggttccatctctggcctcactcaatgggttaaggatccggtgttgccatgagctgtggtgtaggtcacagacgaggcttggatctcgtgttgctgagactatggcataggccagcagcggtagctccaatttgacccctagcctgggaacctccataaagcaggtgcagccttaaaagcaaacaacaacaacaacaacaacaaaaaacccaaaaaaaccccatgatGACATTCTCCAGCATTTCTTCGGCAGGAGCCAGTGACCATGTACTTCATGCTCTCTTTGGTCTCTGCCTTCAAGGGAATGACCCTGTACGGTGGAGGTTCTTGGCCTTCTTTTCCTCCCAGCATGCATGGCAGGTGACATTCAAGTGCCTGGCACACTCCCAGCATGCATTGCACAGGGCAGGATTTCAGCTACACTCATCTGTCTCCAGGCTAGGAAAGTGATATTGTTATGGGAATTACCTAGatacacttaggagttcccgtcatggctcagtggttaatgaatcccactaggaaccatgaagttgagggttcaatccctggccttgctcagtgggttgaggattcggcattgctgtgagctgtggtgtaggtgcagacgtggctcggatcccgtgttgccgtggctgtggtgtaggccagaggctacagctcccattagacccctagcctgggaacctccatatgccctgggagtggtgctagcaaagaaagaaagaaaaaaaaaaaaaagacctagacacacttaaatttatatttacaacataaataaagaaacaacaataaataaaggaaagaaaaagcagttaCCCTCAGATTGTGGCCTTCTGGTTATGGTTTATTTGCAAAACACCATCCTACTTGCATCTGCTGCCTTATAGAGGaataatgggggagggggagggctaaCAGGTACCTGAGggtaagggttagggttagggtttgatCCCAAAGCCTCACTGCATTGGGTTTGGGATCAATGCCATTCTCTCCTCCAGATATGAGGTGAGGACCATTATCAGAAGGGTCTGACCACTGTCCCCAAATGGTTATAGAATGGTTCTCTCTTTGGTCCTTGCTGAGTGCCTGGCCGAGGTGCTAAGCCTTCCACCATGACCCCAGAGAAGCGCAGACATCCAGGACCTTGGCTGGTGCCTCGGCTGCTTGGCCTCGAGGTGTCAGGCCTGCCAGGCCCAGGCATGCTCTCTCAGTCGGCCCAGCAGGCAGGCACAGGCTTGACCTGACAAAGCAGCTGCTTTAAGCCTCCGTATCATCAACGGGGGTATGGAATCCAGCCTCACCTGACCCTCCCagcaccccgcccccagcccgtGGGGGCGGGCTATTCCCTCGTCCGTGCCCCCACAGCACTTGTTCCCGCAGCTCTTAAAGCACCTGCCGCCAGCTTAAAATACCTCTCTACGCCTTCCAGGGCAgtatcttttatattttgtttgttagagATTTTATGCAATCTCAAATTCTTCATCGAAATGGCCGTGGGGGTTGCATGCTTTTCTCTCTGTGAGATTAGAGTTACAAACACGCATTGGTGGTTTGGAATCCCATTGGGTTCTTCTGTAGACAGAAAGAGTTGTGGAAAATCAGGCTTGTCCAGAACCTTCACGATGGACACTGCCCTTAAATCCTGCTTTCATCCCTTCTGCGGTCAGTatgtcattcaacaaacacttataaATGCCCAATTTTATGCCAGGCACGATGCTAGGCATGGGGTACATTTAGATGAGGAGGACATGGGCTGTGCCTTGGAGGCCAGCGCAACACGGTGGTCTAGCCCTAGATTTTGTTGGGACAAAATTCTTCTAGAATATAAGAAGTCAATTTATAGCATAATTTCCTGGAGCTCTGAGACaatctctatattttaaaaagtgctgtAATTACTCATTCACCAGAAAGCTGTGGACTTCCAGAGTGGCTTACGACATTCACCAGAATCTGTGTAAGACACTCTGCCTCtggtggtgggaggagggatataaagaagcaaaaataagatCTCTGCCTTGTAGAACCTAAATGCAAATAACAGACGTCACATGAAGTCAGAAAATCCAGCCTGTTCGCTCCTTTGTGGTTGCACGTGACATTCATTCACTTCTCTGCTCACTCATACGTCGGTTTGGTGTGTGCTGTGTGCTTAGGCTGTGATAAGCGCTCTGGGGCCTGTGAAAGAGCCCTAAGCCATGGCCCTGCCCTCTAGGCACTTGGGGTCTCCCCAGGATAGAGAAAGGGGGTTCAGAGTCAAGCAGAATATCAGGCCAACGTTAACTCCAAGACCAAAAGCAGTGGCTCGGAGAATACCTCAGGGGCAAGCCAGCGTGGTGGAAGATTCAGAACCAGTTCTGCAGAATGGAATGGGctacagggagggagggagcacgGGAGGAGGGACATTCCAGGCCAGGGGAAGGGCATGAGCAAAGCTCTTGAAGTGTCAGGAATTTCTCGTTAGAAGTTGAGATATGATGAGGGTGAGGTGAGAACTTGCTCCAAACAACAGTCACCCCAGGGCAAggccaggagcagccctggatcGGTCAGGAGGTGGTCCTGATGCAGAATCTGCCACCTTCCGGGGAGCTGTGCTTTCTCATCTGTCCTCTCTGTCCCCTCACCCAGATCCTCTGTGACTCATTCGAGGCTGACATGACAACCTTCGCACTCCCCCTGAAGTCCTGCCTTCCCTCTGCCGTGAGGAATTTGATTCTACAGAAGAAGACAAACATCAGAAACGTATCCAGCACAGCTGGGGATGAGTGGCGCTAGatgtaaaaaaaattccctggaaATACGAGCCATGTAGCCCCAGGGACTCCTGAGGCTTCTAGCTTCCCCTCTGGAGACGGAGGCAAGAGCAGAATGAGCCGGTGCTGGTCATGCTTCGCTTCCCAGAGGAGCCTCGTGGGCCAGACTCAGCaccacccagccctgcctggtCCCCATGGCCCCACAGGGAGAGTCGCCAGTGACCTCAGATCATGGAAAGGTTTTCCTTCCTGGGAAGAATGCCCCAGATTATGCCACATGTTATCCTGCTTTTGGTTCGGACCGAGTGTCCCTGTTTGGACTGCCGCGAATGTCTACGTGGCACCCATCTCCCCGCTGTCGCCCAGGAGAGACCCCAAGGCTCTCAAAGCTCCTGCAGGAGCAAACAGGTATCAAAGTTGCCCCTGACTCGGGTCTCAGCAGCATTTCACAGCAAGGACAGATTGTTCTGGTTATGGTGGAAACACCGCAGTTCAGGACAGCTTTCATTGTTGAGGGACCTGTCTGGCCTCCGTTGCTATTTACGGGCCAACGGTAACCTATTATCTAGTAACAAAGCACCCTCACACCTAGTGGCTTAAACCATAATTCTGCACCGAGGCTGGGCTTAGCGGGTGGTTCTCCCGCTCCACGTGGCGTCTGCTGGGCTAGCCCACCAAGGTGGCTTCTTCCTCCCGCGTCTGGAGTGTCCCCTGGCACTGGCTCACATTTCTCTCTCTAGGAAGCCTCTCCAGCCGTGGAAGCCAGACTTCTCTACGGAGTAGCTCAGCCCTTGGTGGGAGAACGTTCTAAGAAGACAAGCCTTAATTCACAAGCACAAGGCTTTGCTTGCAGTATGCCTCCGAATGGCCTGTTAGCAAAGCAAGTCACGTGGCCCAGGCCAGATCGTAGGGGGAGGGGCATCCAGGGATGTGAACACTGGGAAGTGTGCTTTGCAAAGAGTCAGCAAGTAACAGCGGCCCACAGCCCTTCCTACCCGTGATGAACCAGCAGGTGCCAGCTTAACCAGGTCTATCTCTGCTCGCTAGACCCTCAGGGATGGCCAGGGAGCAGCGTGCCTCCTTCCTGGCCATAGCAGTGGGCAGCTCTCTAAGCCCTATCTGTTGACTGAAAGTAATCATAGAATCTTCTCCCTCGGAGCTGAGGTGGGGAAGGTCCTGGCTTCTCCACCAGGAAGGCAGCTCATTCTACGGAGCAGCTGTCATGGTCCTGCTTGGGGTGGTGTCTTCCGGGGCTTTAAATCAGATGAGGAACATGAAAGCCTTTTGCTTCTTGTTGTGTTTTCTCTTGTTATTAAGTTttgttttagaggaaaacattgcTTTTTTGGGTAAAAGGACTCAGAGGACTCACT encodes the following:
- the LOC125135441 gene encoding uncharacterized protein LOC125135441 isoform X2, producing MSRCWSCFASQRSLVGQTQHHPALPGPHGPTGRVASDLRSWKGFPSWEECPRLCHMLSCFWFGPSVPVWTAANVYVAPISPLSPRRDPKALKAPAGANRAVQIKARTQCHCTPAGKAGMKKANNSRCWRGHGTTKNSHTAGGSAHRHNHFGDGSAASTGAERVYFLQPQWSGVNTWR